The sequence tttagtatttttattttatcacaaTGATTCTTATAGTTCTAACCCTTTCAATATAATATGAAACCAAGCAAGATATTTTAAATTGTAGAAATAATTAATGACTTTAAAATATCACAAATTTTTATCaatcttaataaataataattcaatctatatatttaaattaatatcttCCATATTAAATGCCTAGAAGATTTATTAACTCTATACGCCTTCAATTCCAGCCCATTAATTGCGCCCATTAAAGTAtagcattattattatttgaatattAAAGCACAATTTAATGTATTGGAAGTTGTACTTTAGGCTGTCCTATTCATAATTATCATGTAGTTTTACAGTTCCAGATAGTTTTCTTTATTGGACTTTTGACTTGTCATTTTGTAGGAAAatcaactttttataattgAGTTAAAGCGTGTTTGATTCTTGATGTGTCTTCTCCTCATTCCTCCACCATCTAATGTTGACACGCACCCAATCTTGGTCTTTTTCCTCTCATTTTATTATCTCTTACTTGATGTTTCCTAGAAACCCTCTGTTTCCTGTCTTTTTCTACaccattattattttattaactatATTTTCCTCCTATAAGAAATATATTTACTAGCGAATTATTAGCATTCGTAGGAGAGAGAGGAGGGGGGTGGATAAGAGAAACAGTTGGCGGCCGTTGGAAGTGGTAGTTGGGATTGGGATTGTAGCGCTACAATGATTCATGCATATGAGGCAAGCTTAATTAATCAGTCTCCGGTTTACTGATAAAGATGTTTCCATGTatttgattaaaataaataaatgtcgGTGTTAATGGAAAATATAAGGTATTGATTAAGACAAACCAAAACCTATAATACTTCTTTATGTCTTTTAACAGACAGCTTTTCAATCAGCCATGTCATGTTGAGTCATCAGAATCTGACTTGTATCATTTGCAAATACTATAAAGAAGCTCTAATGAATCAACAAAAGCGACCTCTCTTTATGTAATTAAATTTACGTGAAATTTCTGTTACTTTAGACTGATTTGTGATTAATTAACTAATGAGTTTTGCTATATatgaaaatgacaaatttaTCTTTTTGCACTTGGCCCATATTTTGCACAGTTAACTAAACCGTGACCgattatttaatataattattcttctttgttttcttcTGTTTGTTATATCCTGCTATGatttttgaatataatttctttttacatattatatatctcATGTAGATAATGTGATTCATAGATAATCTCTTTATAATTAACATTGATACATGATCCGATGTGATTTTCGCTATTACTAAAAAGTTGTATTCTAGTTTAATTCTAGCTAGTGAACTTTATACTTGTTGATATAAAGCAGTATAGTTTACATCAGTCAATTATAGAAGAGAACAAAATGTTATCCTTTGCAACCGTTTGCGTAAAAATGTAGCTTAGTCATAGAAAAGAAACTTACTTTTATCCCCCTTTACATTATAAAAGTAGTTAATAATGCTATTTCATTTGGGAGTGGTGTTAAATTAATCGGATAAACAATATTTACTCGTGGCCCCCATATTTTGGAGAATTTGTTCAAAGCCCATAATGTTTTACTAGAGAAAgactttcttgttttatttCTGTTTGTCTTCTTCGCTTTTTTCTTTATTGAGCTctgaacacacacacaaacactaGTATGTACAAATGCATTCCCTCTTTAAAACCAAGCTCGAGAATTAACCAAGTTCACAAAATAAGATGGGTGATTGGCTATTTAtttgtaattaattattttctcgTGTTCTTGGAAGTTTGAAAACATTGAAGTTTAATTGAGAAAATATGTAATGATCATTTTTATTGCAGATAGAATTATGGTGAAGGAAAATATTCGGAGGCTTTACAACAGGGCTGTAGGCCTGCTATCCGAGCCCAAATTAAATGGAGCTGAGCCCAGTAGTGTGGAGCCCAATAAGCCCGACGCAATATATACTTCTTGGCTGGTGAGTTCCCTTATTTTCCATTCGCACATATATATTCacgaaattataaaatatactcccccatctctgaaacatttcataagaAAAATtaagtgacacgagttttaataaaaattagttgaTATTTGTTAATTGAACATTTGTATTTGAAGCTTTTACGAAATTTAATAAACGCGTTTCTTTAAATGATTGGGTGTGTGTTGAGTCTTAAAAAAGAGATAGTATTATTTAGGTAATTATATTTGAAATTTGTAGAAGGAGCATCCTTCAGCACTAACTTCGTTTCAAGCGATGACGAGCGCGATGGCGCAAGGGAAGCAAATAGTCGTGTTTTTGGATTATGACGGCACGCTTTCTCCCATCGTTAGCGATCCCGACCGCGCCTTCATGTCTGATGCGGTAAATTTCATTCTTTCGTTTTCcttttttactttaatttttcCTCTTTTAGTTGGTTTCATTTTATTAATAGTTTAGTTGAATTTTGAAGATGCGGTGTGCTTTACGTGAGGTGGCGAAACACTTTCCAACAGCCATAATAAGCGGCAGAAGTCGGGACAAGGTAACCCCCACAACTATATATGTCtccttttaaatattaattgagTTTTTTTGTGTGATATATTGCGTTTTGAGCAACTAATAAATCTCTttcaaatcaaaattaaaagtgTAATAATGCGTGTGTTATGATGATCAGGTGTATGGATTTGTAAAGTTGGATGAAGTTTACTATGCTGGGAGCCATGGAATGGACATAATGGGGCCTCCTTCGCATGTAAATTCTTATGATGGCAAATATCAAACAAACACAATGGATAAAAAGGTTTGCTTTATATTCATCTAATCATGTCTCATACCGAATTgaagattaaaattttgaaatggatGTGGTAGGGCAACGAAATTACAATTTTCCAACCTGCCAAGGAGTACCTGCCTACAATTAAGAaggtaattaattattttactctaaaaaaatggAACGTATATACAACTATTTcgttaaattaatttatttatattccaGATGTTAGAAGAGATCAAACAAAGAAGCTGCGACATCCCTGGTGTTTTTGTGGAGGACAATAGGTTTTGTATCTCGGTGCATTACAGACATGTCTTGAGCGAGGTACGtatgaatttaaacttaatttggaggagtctaattaattatttcatcatattcatatatgatgatgatgatgatgatgatgatgatgtaggATTGTGGAGATCTGGAGGAGATAATACACAACTTGCTTTCAGAATATCCTAACTTTCATCTAACTCGTGGGAAGAAAGTTTTGGAAATTAGGCCTTCAATTAAGTGGAACAAAGGTGATGCTTTGGTATACCTTCTTGAAACGCTAGGGTTCTCGAATTCTAGCGATGTCCTTCCCTTCTACATCGGCGATGATAAAACTGATGAAGATGCATTTAAGGTATATCAAAATTATCTCTgggattaattttttaatttcttgtgaaaaAACTAAATCTtgcattattaattaattaggttcTTAGGAGTAGAGGACAAGGCCATGGTATTCTTGTGTCGTCGTCTCCGAGGGAAACTTCAGCTTCATATTCTCTACGAGATACCACAGAAGTGTTATCGTTTTTGCTTCGTTTGTCTAGGTGGACTGACACAGTACTAATGTCCAAGTGATTTAtggaaattaattaatgtgTTGGATTTTGTACATTAGATGTAGGgatatataattaaatgaagGGAAATTCGAATGGGGCTAGTTTTTTATAGCCGCCATGCATTTTCCCTACGTTTGAATACTCGTGTTGCTTGATTATTTTTACATACTACTacatgttttctttttctccttcttctttaGGTTTTTTTGGTGTTTTCCTTATGTATTGTAATTCCTTACATTGGTATAAAGATAATACGTACGATCTAGGCAAAGTCATGTGTTACATTCTTCAAATAATTCAAGCTGATATTTAGTAACTCAAGATATATTTTGGGTCCAAGCTGATAAGTCCATTGATATTGAAATAACAATTCAGCCTAGTAAACTCAATGATAAAGGAAATTATTATATGTTGGGAcattaattatttgatatttttccttaattaattatctaaGCTATTTAATAATGAAATTTCTGCTTaagaattattatatttattattcgAAACATTCTTTGTTACGGCATTTTTTTTATCTCCTATACTATACACTTTTTTCGATTAACATATATAGTTTCtcaaacttaattaattaattcatcattATTCAAGCTCGAATTGAGTACATATATACTCTGCCGGGGATTTGTAGTCTTTTTTTTTGATATAATGTGGCCAGGGAATTGTAATCTAGAAAGCAAATGACAAGTCTTCAACgcaataaacttaattaaactttttttttttgaggcgaaCTTAATTAAACTTGACAAGAGTTAATTAAATACACTTGGACGTGTGCAATTGACTATTATCTACAATcgataattttgttttttcgcATCAAATAACGCAACCTTTTCAATTGAGTGATGAAATTAATCAAATACGTCTCACTCTTACTATAAATCCATATCGAGTTACAACACTATTACTGTTTGATTTAAGCAAAAGTCTACTCACACAAGCCCAAAGCCCAAAACGAATTAAATCTGAACACAAGCTTGAATCTTGAtggatatttttttatgaattcatATATATCTGTGCATTAAGAAATTTTTTTGGTGATGTTGAGAACTTGAGAGTCAAGAATACCACCAGCGGAGATGGAAATATAGTTTTAAGAAATAAAGTTGAGATTATATATACTTGATATAAAAATGGTGTTGGATTGGACCTAAAGctttaataaaagaaattaaaaaattttgaattttgatttttattaaatatattatttgataTAAGTGTTGAACCAAATATAAATAACGTATGTGATTACAACACAATTTTTTGAGGAACATTATTCTTACATATGATATGACTCATGATCCTATTGTGAGGTTGGTATGTTGGTTTAATTAGTGATAGCTAGCTATATATGTTTGaagccaaaaaaaatttagattCGAGTCACTTGAAGctgtttataaatttaattattaatttatcaaaaaaatgagTATAACCATGGTCTATTGGTCTTGATCAAGTCCAAATAGTTTCCATCATTAGGACTGCAGTCAACTAATTGAATGCTTAAAAGGGGGAAAGGCTCAAATTTGATTGGTAAAGAAAACCAATAGACTTTAATTGTTGTTATTAAAGATAGGTTAAAAGTACCAAGAATATTGTCAAACCATATACTCCATAGTTTATGCTCCAAATAGGGAATCCACTAACTGTGAAATGAAAGAGATAGAAGGGAGAACAAAAAGATGGGCATATATGTAAACTTGAATTATTCATTGATTTTGACTGTTGAAATTAAGTTGACATCATACATATAGAGTAGTGGTAATTGCACAAGAAATGAACCAAATGTCACTATTCTTAGCAACTTTTGACTTCTCGCATATTTTCAACGTACTGTcattaaaattgatatttttcgTCCTCGTATTTTAACTTATTAATTACATGCATTGAACACAACAATTTCATCTCACATCATATATTATCAATGATGTGGTATATAATTATAGGCTAGTGACAAGTGTTGTGGAAATGTGTAGTAGTTTACAGAGAGTATATTCCTTTTTTTAGAGATGTGCGTTATATATTCCTTGAAAATGACTTAACAAATCTTTTCTAAAATTATTCTTGAAATTAACTTGTCATGAACAGAGTTGAATAGTTGTATACACCAATCATTTAATCATAAATagatcaatatatatatagcaattCTGCTCAGGACATGAAGGTTCTGAGACCTGTGCAGAAACATGTGCAAAACTTTTATTTACTGGCCAATCATAGTATGGAGGTTTGATGATGgggcatataatttttttaaatatttttaataaatactctCTCTACCCACGAAATATCGTCATAAGTGAAGAAGAcccgagttttaagaaaatttgtattgtttatttagttagtggagaaatggatccacaaatgaagaaaaaatgaaaaaaattaattaagttagtgaaTGGAGAATGTGGCTCAtatgtgagtggagaaagagacccataaatttattaaaaatagattatgacaattttttgtAGACAGACCAAAATGGCAAATTAGGACAACATTTCGTAGACAGagagagtatattttaaaagttGTGAGTTTTTCTTAAGAATAATCTAGAAAATTAATTCGAAAATTTAATTTCTACCACAAAGTTTCCGATATTAAAGCTCTCTTTTAGTTTTGGTAATAGTTCAAAAGTCCTTAATCAGAGTTGAATACTCTTACAACAAACTCAAACAAACTtgaaaaattaacaataaaaacGCAAACATGAAACATAAGCTAACACCATAGGTGTGCACGGTTTGGGAATTCGGGATTGGGAAATTTCTAGAACTTTAACAAAACTTTGAAACTCTATAAAATATTGGGACGTGCACGTGCTAGATCAATCAATTGAGAAAAGTGAGACGCTTGGTATGGGGTACTTGAAAAGAATCCAAAATGATCCAAATACATTTAACTATAATTGCTGGATCTAATCAACAAAACTAATGATTGGAAAATGAATGTAGATAAATATTGAACGAAAAaacattgaattttttttatctcactCTAGTCACTCTCATTATAATATACAGAGTTTAtggataaaatatatatagaaaatatcttaaaatattaaataaaaatataatcatTGTAGCTAGTATTATAGACTATAGTATACTACAATAATACATATCTATGAACCGAGTTTATCAAGTAGTTTTGAGAGGGAGAAACTGTTTTGGGAAGAAAAAGTAGTATATATGTCACCAAATcactatatttttttaacattcTTATTAGTTTTGGAATAATTGTTGGAGATTGTGACGATGGATATTCATGgttaataactttaattatgaattatgaTGCCAATATTTCACAATTTGTAAATTCTACATTCGAGATATTTAATTATAGTTAGACCATCTTTTCAAGCCCGTTTCTGAATCTTTCTCCACTATAAGATGATGATCTATTCTGTGTGGAGTTTCATTTCTCTCAATAATTAGTTTGTGGACAAAACTAGGGCTACATATATAATCCCTACAAACTAGTACAAACATGCACACCACCACCACAAAACCAAATCATATATATCTACAAAATCGTAAAATTAAAGTGTCCAATAATTGACTGTGTGCATTATATTGAATTCATTGTTGGCGCGACACATACGCATTGAAGCTTGATTTTTTAATGCCTATATGTTTTCCTCTACAAGTAGTCAATTCTGGAGAATCTAGCCACCAATGTGTGTTGATGGCATCTACAAGTAGTGGAACTTATGCAGAGACTACTATATACTGATCAATCTACATGTCGATGTGATCACTCAGCCTAGCTAGCTAGCACcatattttactattattatctATGTTGTCTGCCTACTTATCCTTATAATCAATACACGCTATGCCTTCAAATGATGCAAGTGTTGAAGATCAAAAAATGAAAGATTCCAAGAGTATATGTTAGTAATAAATTTGACTGATTTTTCCATCAAATGGACTACTATGAAatcttcgattttttttccTCTTGCTCTATCCATATCCCATAGATATAGAATTAAGAGATAACCTTTCTTTCTGTATGAATCAATACATTTCAATTCCTTCTTGATACAGACcggttttttatttatttatttttttaagggggaAAAGACACTTAAATTCATTCATTTAAATCGTTTTGTACATTAGCTCCCAACCATGTGGGGAAAGTGTCGGTCCATGTATGGTCTCGATCGCTTTGCTCAACAAATTTTGGTAAACTATGGGCTGCACCATTGATTCATCTATACTACATATCACAGATGCCTACAACATGGTAGccttcaaagtttttttttttcctaactTTTTTTTAAGACAATAGTAGAATTGTAAGTTTAATTAGCACAATGTTACTCTAAAATTTCGTAATATGTCACTTAAAAGTAGATAAAACAAATTTCACAATATGATACTTATTTGAAGACAAAGAGAGtgtatatatgatttttttttatatatagaaaTCACGTTTGAAGCAAGCATATGGTTTATATTCTTTATGTTGTGAAAATTTTAAGCTTGTTTTgagttaaaaagaaaaaaaaaagagaaagacaaaatatacaaattaaattaggACAATAGGATTGAATTATATTGGCTCCATATACGTGTCCacgtaaaaaaaatagtataattatttaaaCCCTAGATAGTAATATAAAACAATAAGTTATTTAATTTGCACATCTAATTAACTTTTACTATAATCACCACATAATGCGAgtcatatattataattttctgCAACAAATATATGAAAGGGTAACTTGATTATTTAAATAATGTATTTTATTTCTCAGTCCAACCGTGGAAATTAACACAATTAAGAAATAATCATTCCAATTTTTATGAATACCAATCATAGAAGTTCAAGTACATAAATACTTCATTTATTGTAATATTACATTACCAAGCTGATAATTACATCTCAATCCACCGGCGATCTGTCACAGTAGACAAACTTACTTCGATAGTGCAAGCCTCGTGATTTGGCTATGTTTAATTAGACTTTTAAACATagcatttaattaatttttttgtcagGAATCAAGTGCGTTTACCATGTGGCTTTTGTTATACGCTTCGTCGCTTTTGCACTCCGAATGACACAAAGTACAAAAAAGTCAATTGATTTAGATTGTAAAGTATTAAAGGTACTTTATTATATTTGtcattatatagataaatatcaGAAATTTCAGCAGATGTATCTCTCATTATATTTACCGAGTCTAGAACGAAAGCTTATTTCTACGAGATTTTAGCAGCAAATTTGAGAAATATGTTTATGCgatttttgtggatattttcAACATCAAATCTCCAGATTTTATGAAGTATTATTGGATCACAATTTTAAATATACTCTATTATCTTTATTGGAGTTTTATTCAAGATATAACTCTTATTAGGGTTCGCCTATTTAAAAGAAAAGAGACGAAcgtttgctgctgctgcttttCATTGTTATTCTCCTAATTTTGGCAGAATGTTTTCGTGCGTTTCAAATCATACAGTTCGTGTGTGCGTGTGATCTTGTTTGATTGCTTTTTCGTTGTATTATTGAGTGATCGATTGGAGTTGTGGAATCTTATTCTTCGTAATTTCACCGGGCTGTTGGTGAACGCTTTTTTCATAGGGTTTAGGTGGTGAATGTGTTGTATTCATGTCTAAAGAGTAAGTTGTTGTCATGCTCTCAATTATTCATTAGTGGTGAGATTTTGAGAAGATATAGATGCTAAGTAAGATAGAGTAGTCTTATTATGTAAGTcttttgtatattttaatttcatcGATCTAGTGGATCGTTTACAATGAGCGAAGCCCCCAGATATATAAGTGTTTTATCATCGAATTGGATGATCATAATTTCAcctatcatttttttttggtcaATTTCAAAAATTAGCTTAGAGTATCTTTTTGTGAAAGCTTTGGGTATTATATTTTGTGTGTTTATGAAAATATGTAGTCCCTATCTATGTGGACACACGCTTATGTGTAATAGCCAAAAAAATCATATCTAAAAAATTAGGTGCCACGCACTCAAATCTACGCTTATGTGTAATAGccaaaaaaatcatatttaaaaaattaggtGCCACGCACTCAAATCTACAAAAATGTTTCGAACTTATGATTTCGGCCTAAAAAACTCAATGTTACCACTGTGCCATCTCAAGGAGACTAAATATTTACATTAAATTATATCAGTTGGGATTTGCACGAgaatactattttttttgtgaaaaataagaataacaaaaaagttaatataaatatgtaaataaattatCTGTAATATTGCACAAATAATCGTACGTGTTCAGTTAATATGGTGAAATTTTTATCGTcctcaaaatttgaaatttggtgAGGTTTTCGGCTCTCCAAGTAAACGTCAATTATAGAATTTGAAGATCTCACTTTcggattcattttcatttttatcatatttgatcattttcactgaattatttttaataaggaGTATTATAATTCTCTATAAcat comes from Salvia miltiorrhiza cultivar Shanhuang (shh) chromosome 3, IMPLAD_Smil_shh, whole genome shotgun sequence and encodes:
- the LOC131014629 gene encoding probable trehalose-phosphate phosphatase 7 isoform X2 encodes the protein MVKENIRRLYNRAVGLLSEPKLNGAEPSSVEPNKPDAIYTSWLKEHPSALTSFQAMTSAMAQGKQIVVFLDYDGTLSPIVSDPDRAFMSDAMRCALREVAKHFPTAIISGRSRDKVYGFVKLDEVYYAGSHGMDIMGPPSHVNSYDGKYQTNTMDKKGNEITIFQPAKEYLPTIKKMLEEIKQRSCDIPGVFVEDNRFCISVHYRHVLSEDCGDLEEIIHNLLSEYPNFHLTRGKKVLEIRPSIKWNKGDALVYLLETLGFSNSSDVLPFYIGDDKTDEDAFKVLRSRGQGHGILVSSSPRETSASYSLRDTTEVLSFLLRLSRWTDTVLMSK
- the LOC131014629 gene encoding probable trehalose-phosphate phosphatase 7 isoform X1: MGDWLFIYRIMVKENIRRLYNRAVGLLSEPKLNGAEPSSVEPNKPDAIYTSWLKEHPSALTSFQAMTSAMAQGKQIVVFLDYDGTLSPIVSDPDRAFMSDAMRCALREVAKHFPTAIISGRSRDKVYGFVKLDEVYYAGSHGMDIMGPPSHVNSYDGKYQTNTMDKKGNEITIFQPAKEYLPTIKKMLEEIKQRSCDIPGVFVEDNRFCISVHYRHVLSEDCGDLEEIIHNLLSEYPNFHLTRGKKVLEIRPSIKWNKGDALVYLLETLGFSNSSDVLPFYIGDDKTDEDAFKVLRSRGQGHGILVSSSPRETSASYSLRDTTEVLSFLLRLSRWTDTVLMSK